In Tenacibaculum sp. 190524A02b, the genomic stretch AGCTGGATTGAATGGTTTTGATGAAATCTCAAAAAAATTAAACTTGATTGAATTATGGGGAAATCTTCCTTTTAATTTAGATACCTTAAAGTTTATTGCACCATACGCTTTTTTAGCGGCCTCTGTTGGATTGATTGAAACATTAATGACGATGAATTTAGTGGATGAATTGACTGACTCAAGAGGGAATGGAAACAAAGAATGTGTGGCGCAAGGAGCAGGGAATATTGTTAGCGGAATGTTTGGTGGTACCGGAGGTTGTGGTATGATTGGACAAACCGTTATTAATATCAATGCAGGAGGTAGAGGAAGATTGTCTGGTGTAATGATGGCAGTAACACTATTGATTTTTATTTTGTTTGCAGATAAATATATTGAGCAAGTACCTATTGCTGCTTTAGTAGGGGTAATGTTTATGATGGTTATTGAAACATTTGCTTGGTCTAGTTTTAGAATTATGAAGAAAATTCCAGTTTCTGATGCTTTTGTATTGGTAATTGTATCGGCTGTAACAGTATTTTTTGATTTAGCCATTGCGGTATTTGTAGGGGTTATTATTTCTGCTTTATCATTTGCTTGGTCAAATGCTAAAAAGATTAGAGCAAGAAAACGTATGAAAGATGATGGTACAAAAGTGTATGAAATATGGGGACCTTTATTCTTTGGAAGTATTACTGCTTTTAATGAGAAGTTTGATGTAAAGAATGATCCAGATAAAATAGAAATCGATTTTATAGAGAGTCGTATTTCCGATCATTCAGCCTTGGAGGCATTGTTTGTTTTAGTGGAGAAGTACCAAGCAGCTGGTAAATCAATTAAGTTAAAACATTTAAGTGAAGATTGTAAGGTATTAATGTATAAGGCTAGTGATGTGTTTCATGAGGTAATTGTGGAAGATATTGATGATCCTCGTTATCATTTAGCAGCTAATCCAGAGGCGTTTCCAAAACCTCTGTCTGAATATAAATTCTAAAGTAAAAGGTTCAAAAAAATATTTTTTGAACCTTTTTTATGATTTAACATTGTTTTTATCAGTACTAATCTAAGTAAAAACAAGAGTTGTTTGCATTATTTTATGGTGTTACTATTAAATTTATAAAGCAATAATTCTTCATTATCATTAGGAAGTGTGGTTGTGCCAACTACTTTTAATCCTAATTTTTCTAAAAGACGTTGAGAAGCAATATTTTCTTTTGATGTTATTCCTTGAATTTCTTCAATTTTAAACTCTTCTATAGCGGCTTTCATTAATTTAGAGGCAGCTTCATAAGCATATCCTAAGCCTTCATATTCAGGTAAAAGACCAAAACCGATATCTATTCCATCTAAACCATCACGATCATACAATCCACATGAGCCAACTTTTGTACCGTCGGATTTTGTTATTAAGGAGTAATTTGAATATCCATGTGTATTAAGTTGAGGAAGCATCTTATCTGTAATATACTTTTTAGCATCTTCAACTGAGTTAAGGTTTCTACCTCCAACATATTTGATAAATTTTGGCGTATTCATCAATTTATAGATTAACTCGGCATCTTGTTCTGAAGTAGGTCTTATCAACAATCTTTCTGATTCAAATTCTTTGTGCATTTAGTGTTGTTTTTTAACTTGAATGAATGTAAATATAGTTAAAAAGAAAGATTCGGTTTAATTTAGTATGCTTATGTTATAAAAGGTATTATTGATATATAAAATGGAAAGTATTTAGATGTTGTTACTACTTTTTTTTCAACTATTTATTTTCATTTCAAGATTAACTTTGTAATAGGTTCTCAAAGAATTTACTACTCTCTTTATTGGTTAGTTTTTCAAGCTCTTGTAAAAAATCTTCAGTTGTTTTTAGTCGCTTTTCTACACAAATAGATAAGAGTTGCTGCATTAGTTTAGTGCCAATTTTAGTTTCTAATTCAATTAAATGTATTGAGCCTTTATGGTAAATAGACATATAGGAACCTGTTGCAAAAAGATGAGCATTAACTACGGGGATTGCATTTTTAGATAACTCTCTATTCTTGGTTAATAATGCTTCGTATTTTTCGATATTAAATTTTTTGAGAACTTGGTACATACTATAGTTGGCAAATGATTCATTCATCCACGGCTCTTTAATAAAGTTTGCTTTATTCCACCAATAATGGGCAATTTCATGAGATAAACTTTCGTAATCATTATAATCAGTTCCAGTTACAATCATGTTGTTACGATTAAACATAAAACCTAATTCTTTTCGACTCGTATTTCTGATTACTACTTTAAAAGAAGTTATGGGATCCGACATTCCAAAATATCCATTAAGTAAGTCGATACTGTTTTTAACTTTTGCACCAATTGAATGAAAGGTTGAATCTGGAATTTTTGTATGTCCTAAAAGAGTAATGTTTTTAATTTGTTTCCATTCCTTCATATCCTTTCCAGCTAAGATAAGTACCTCGTATGAAGGTTTGTTCTTTTTTATGGTTATGGTGTGCTGCTTTTGGGTTATAAAAGCATCAGTATGTGTAATTAAATGATAAGATTTTGGGAAATTAGAAATGCTTACCTTATAAGTAAACTTATTATTAAGCGCTTCAAGATTAGGGAACCATAATTTATCAAGACTTAATTCAATCCAATTGGACTTCATATGATTCTGTTTACTTAAATTAATCTTGTATCTGAATTCTACAGTTAATTTTTCAGAGGCATCTCGATTTTTATCAAACTCTAAAAGATAAAAAGGAAGAGGCTCTCCTTTTTTTTGAGTGATTTTATAAGATGTCAAGTCTTTTGATAGTATAGTATCTAGTTCAAATTCTGGATTTAAAATAAAGTAAGCTGAATCATTATTTAATTTAGAAGTTCTTTGATATTTTGCCTTAATAAAGACTGTTGAATCTTTAAAATGCATATCCATGGATAAATGATCAGGCTTTTGAGCCCATAATTTTGAACTGCTTATTATTATAAGGAATACAGTAAGTGAAAATAAATTAGTAAAAGTTTGATTCATAATATTTATACTTCGGTTTATGCCTAGCTATTTAGGATCTCTTTAAGTTTTAAAAACTAGTAAATGCTGAGGTAATGTTTTTTAGGTTCTATTATGACGATTCAAAGTTGTTTATGTTACTAAGTTTAGTACCAGATTAACAATCGTTATTTGATGTACATTCAAAATGTTGAATTATACTTTCTATAGAGTTAGAGTCCGATAATTCGCAATTTAATTTAAAATCGAACCCTAAATTTTCCTGTAATCCACTCTGATATCTATAAGTATTACTTTGTTGACTTTTGATAATAAAGGACCTCCAAAGGATTATAAAGAAATTGCAAAACGAAAAATAAAAAGAATAAATATGGTTTTTAAAACAGGCACAAAAGTGCCTTGGATTTGTAGTCTTTGTTTTTAAGTGGCTTAAAATAAAGGATATAAAAAACTAGTTTGTAGTTACATAAAACTCATGAAAATTCATGAGTAAATCTGAAAAATTGACACAAAATAACTAAAAATAAAATAGCTAAAAAAGTCGTTTTACTCCTTACTATATTCCGGATCAGTCAACAAGGCATATAGCGTTAGCCTATCGGCACGCCATACGCTTAGTTATTATGTGCTGGCTATTTATACAATTTCTCAATTCAAACCAATAGATTTTATAAATTCAAATGGTATGTCTATTGTTGTAAAATTATCTAATTCTCCATTAGGCTTTGTTCTTACGTCATAAGCAATAAAAGGAATTCCATTATCATCTTTAAGGTGTTCTATCATTTTCTTTAATTCCACAGTTTTTTCAATCAACGGTTTTTCAAATAAGTCTTTCACACATTTTCCAATTTCCTTAATATTGTGTGTCATTTCATAGAGTTCCGTTGATAAATCTATTTCTGATGCTTTATTTTCAAAGTCTTTTTTTACTATACTCCAGCTGTCATACTTTTTTACCAATTCAGATGACTCGAAATATGCACTCAACGTTCTTTTCATTAAATTAACTTCTCTGTTATCTTCTGTAGTAAATCCAATGTTTGTAAGTGGCAAACCAATATGTTGAGCATAGTTTCTTAATTTATAAAAGAAACGATAAGCAAAACTATTATCATAAAAAAAAGAAGTTACATTTTTGAACTGATTTAGTTCCTCCGAATTTTTTCCAAATTTCCTGTTTAGTTTGGTTTCTGAATGGTCTAAAAAAGTTTTTACTGAAGTTAAATAGTTTAGCAAAAGTCTATTTGTTGTATAATACACTTTTTCAACATCAGCTTTTCTTACACTATTCCAAGATTTTGAATTTCTTAATAATTCAGTTGAAGATTGTCTTAAGAAGTTAATGATTTGACTATCATTTTCAATAACAAATTGTTGAAGTTTACCTATGCTGTTAAATTCCTCAATTTCTTTAATTATTATGTCAATCTTTTCAAATTCCTCAACATTTATTTCATCCAAGAACTCAATTCGGATTTCTTCAGTAGGAAAATTGTCATATATTTTTGCTAATCTGATTTCCAATTTTAGTTCTGTTTTTTTGCTTGCACATAATGGTCTTGTGTATGGTTAGTTGCGTGTTTAAGCAACTAATTTAGTAAACAATCACGAGCCAGAGAAAATTCCGAAGGAATTTTCCAAGTAGGCACTTACCAAAGCAATTAATTATAAACGGTATTTGCAACTGTTATTTTATTCTCATAAATGTTATTTCGGTCGTTTCTAACATCTTTTTATCCTTAGCTAGACGAGAATCAATTTTTACCTTCTTTCGTTCAATCGGTTTTATTTTCATCATTAAACTTCCATTTTGAAAGATGGAAATAATTAATGTTTATACCAAATCTATTCTTTCAAGGTTAATTAGTAAATAATGAATGAGTGAATGAACCATTTTAGATTAGGGAATGAGTTTTTCGATAATTGTTGCTAACAATTGGGTATATTTCTCTTATGTCACTTATAAATCTAACGGATTTTTGATTAGTAAAAATTATGTACTGCTACTTGATTATAAATGTCATCAGTTGTTTTGTAGGAATTGTGTCCTAATAGAACTTAAATGTATCGTACATCTATTCTTTCTTCTAATAAATGGTATTACGTCTCAAAAGGACGGCGTCGCTGTCCTCGATTCTCCAGCCCAGATTACGAAACCTATAGAAACAAACGTAAGCAGAACGCAGGCTTAGCCAACTAGACATTCATATTTGGTCTTACAAGTCATACGACCTAGTTGTTACTTGCTTGCTGTTTTAACTTTATAGTCCCTCTTCTTTTGGCCACTTTAAAGATGTTCTAATAATTATAATAAATATAACTATCTCTACTAGCTGATAAAGGTCGTAAAAGGCTGACCAGGGAAGACTACCATCAAATAAATCTGAAATAAGAATGAGAAACGACATAGAAGACCATACTATAGCGACTACAATGTTTAACCATTTATTAATAATTGGTCTCAAAACAAGTGATAAAAAAATCATTAAAGAAGGAACAATTAAAATTAATGCAAAAATCACCAATATAAATGGGGTGATTTTAAAAATACCTAAATCTTGACTCATATATGCCTCTATTTTTCCTGGCATCATCAATGTGAAATAATCTGTATAGATATAAAGAAATATCATTACTGTCCATAAAGAAGCCAATTTAAGTTTGATATTAATCTTATAATCTACTAGTTTGGTTGAGTTTTTGTTGCTCTTTTTCATATTTGAACTTTTGAGTTAATAAGCATGAGTAATTTTTTTAAATTCTCTTTTGTATTAGTATAGACGCAAAAAATTAAAGATTGGTTGCCTTGAGCTTGTTTTAATTGTCACGTCATAAAATATGACTACAGGATTTCGTTCAGATATTGTTGCCAACGTTCTGGCTATGCGCAGTGTCCCGAAGGGCATTGTGTATAGGTTTTGTTAGCGATTTTATATTTTTTCAAATAGTAAGAATCTTTTATTTTCAAGCACATAATTCACATCTTCACCAATCATCTTTTCTCGTATCATATCTATAACTTCAACATCTGTTAGTGGAATAATCAATTTGCCATCCTCTAATAATTTTCTTTGCAATTTAGATGCAGAATCATCCACTCCTTTTCTAGTAAAAAGCAGGATGAAGTTGCCTGATTTTATATTGAGATATTTTGTTGGAAGATACATCTCATTTTGATCTAAAGGCTCCCCATAATTTTTGAAATCTATGACTATGATATTCGAATTAAAGTCACTCTTTATTTGAGACCAAAATGAAGTGGCATCAGTAAAATTATTATTAACGATTAAATCGCGTCTGAATATGCCGTCATGCTCGTAAGATTGAGTTTTATGTGTAAGTTTTCTGAATGAATTACTAAATAAAAATTCAAATATTTCCGTACAAATCAGTTCATAATCCCTCCAACCTTCTAGTCCTAATTTACAATCTTCTAATTTTTTAATTAATATATCACCTTGCTTGACGCTGTCAGTATTCTGAATAGTTAAATCCTTTAGTTTTGACTTGATGTACCAATGAATGAGGATACCATTCTCATTGTTAAAATGTTCGAATGCTAATCCATGCAGCGATTTTAGTTTAATGTTTTCCTTCTCAAGTTGCTTAGAGATTGAATGAAAGACCCTATAAGCAGAAACAAAAATCAAATTTTCTACTTCTTTATTTTTAATTAGTTCTTTCAGTTTATTTATATTTTTCAATTCTTGAGTTAGAACTTGGAAATGGAAAATTTCATCTTCCCTTACTGCTGCATAATCAAATCCTTTCTTATCAATTTCCTTAAATGGATTAAAGTTATAACCTGCCGTCTTTAACAGAAAAATAATGAATCTATTTAGTTCTTCTTTGCTTGCATTTCGAATAAATATATCAAGTAATTCGTGATGTATATCTCGGATACTTAAGAAACGATCATATCTATTTCCAAAGTCTTCATCTAGTCTGACATAAGTTTCCAGACCACCAACAATCGGGGTGTCCAGCTCTTCTATATTTTCAAATTCAGAACCATAAAAATCTACGTCATAAGGATAAACAACAACTTGAGAGTTATAATTTGTATTGGGATAAATATATATTCTCATAGTGCCTCCACTATCTCTAAAACGAGAAAAATATATTCTAATTTGATTGTTGTAATACTTAAACTCAGAAATTAATGATGGATAGTTTTCGAAAATATAAGCTTTGTACTCCTTGATTTTAGTTTCAAAGTAGTTCTTTACTATGTCTATATATTCGCCTTCAAGCTTCTTTAATGTTGATTTATTTCGGATTGGTTGTTTGTCAGATGTCAGTTCATTTTTGTACGATTTGAATCCATCGGCTTCTGTTACCTGTTTAAATGAAGGGAATCGACTTGAATGCAACTGAAATGTTTGACTGTCAATTAAATTAGAATGTACTTCTTCGTGAATTTTACAATAATCATCAAATCCGAGATTAACTAAATTGATTTCAACTGATTTAAGGTAATTTGGCTCATCTGGATTAAAATAATTTCTTTGAATTGATGTGTTTAAAAGACGAGTATATAACTCGATAATGAGATTGTTTTTTTCTGAGATAATATTCTCTTCACTTTTGGATAAAAGGGTAGAGTAAAATTCTTCTGATAGATTTATTTTTAGGAGATGATAGCGATTAATTTTATCGAGTAGGTCATACATTCGCTTTTTTATATCAAAATACTGAAGTACCCCTTCTTGTCCAGCTTCAATAAGCTCTGCAAAAATGTCAAGAAGTTCTTCGTAATATTTTCGAGTAACTGTCATTGTTTACTATTATCGCTAAAGTAGGTGTAAACACAATGGTGTTTATTCCCATTACATCTACAAATCTACTAGATTTTAATTAATTAAAAACCATAAAATAGTTTAATAACAATCCAAAATCATAAGTAGTTTATTAAAAGCGTTTTAGGTTTAGTTTGTTTTAGTAGCAAGTCAATAAAAACAGCTATGATAAACGAATATTATTCGAATAATATTCGTTTAGAAAAAACTATTTAAAAAACTAAAAGCTTGTTGCACTAGAGTATAGCGGTTTTATATGTTTTACAAAGTCAATACCGACTGCATGGCGATTCTGTATGGTCAACAGAAGTCAATACCGATTGCATGACGGTTCTGTATGGTCAACAGAAGTCAATACCGATTGCATGACGGTTCTGTATGGTTAACAAAAACCAATACCAGCTGCATGGCGATTATGTATGTCAACAGAAGTCAATACCGACTGCATGGCGATTCTGTATGGTCAACAGAAGTCAATACCGATTGCATGACGGTTCTGTATGGTCAACAGAAGTCAATACCGATTGCATGACGGTTCTGTATGGTTAACAAAAGCCAATACCAGCTGCATGATGGTTCTGTATGGTTAACAAAAGTCAATACAAGCTGCATGGCGGTTCTGTAAGGTTAACAGAAGTCAATACCGACTGCATGGCGGCTCTGTAAGGTCAACAGAAGTCAATACCGATTGCATGGCGGTTCTGTAAGGTTAACAAAAGTCAATACCGATTGCATGGTAGTTCTGTAAGGTTACAATCCGTTGCTGCACTATGTATGGTGATTCTGTAGGGTTACAATT encodes the following:
- a CDS encoding DUF6326 family protein, with the protein product MKKSNKNSTKLVDYKINIKLKLASLWTVMIFLYIYTDYFTLMMPGKIEAYMSQDLGIFKITPFILVIFALILIVPSLMIFLSLVLRPIINKWLNIVVAIVWSSMSFLILISDLFDGSLPWSAFYDLYQLVEIVIFIIIIRTSLKWPKEEGL
- a CDS encoding GNAT family N-acetyltransferase, translated to MHKEFESERLLIRPTSEQDAELIYKLMNTPKFIKYVGGRNLNSVEDAKKYITDKMLPQLNTHGYSNYSLITKSDGTKVGSCGLYDRDGLDGIDIGFGLLPEYEGLGYAYEAASKLMKAAIEEFKIEEIQGITSKENIASQRLLEKLGLKVVGTTTLPNDNEELLLYKFNSNTIK
- a CDS encoding SulP family inorganic anion transporter gives rise to the protein MMKYIKSKKINIKDDTLAGITVSLAMIPEVVAFAFVAQISPIVALFGAFVVGIISAIFGGRPGLISGAAGAVAVIFVNMIQEGHAKGLLFDTPVENMGYFYLLAAVVLMGIIQVLAGVFKLGKFVRLIPHPVMMGFVNGLAIVIFLAQLGMFKENKKDVFGQNMRETTSKELVYTVTNNEVKDVTSGTTLYTIKDKTVVNTQTNTEAFVIFEGQVFDLSTKKVVFNVGDEGFYAVKDSGVVKSVMQGEKLYAMIGLVLLTMLIVWGLPKLTTKLPAALTAILIVTMVAIFGGINAINVGDFIRDGGGAGLNGFDEISKKLNLIELWGNLPFNLDTLKFIAPYAFLAASVGLIETLMTMNLVDELTDSRGNGNKECVAQGAGNIVSGMFGGTGGCGMIGQTVININAGGRGRLSGVMMAVTLLIFILFADKYIEQVPIAALVGVMFMMVIETFAWSSFRIMKKIPVSDAFVLVIVSAVTVFFDLAIAVFVGVIISALSFAWSNAKKIRARKRMKDDGTKVYEIWGPLFFGSITAFNEKFDVKNDPDKIEIDFIESRISDHSALEALFVLVEKYQAAGKSIKLKHLSEDCKVLMYKASDVFHEVIVEDIDDPRYHLAANPEAFPKPLSEYKF